A genome region from Cutaneotrichosporon cavernicola HIS019 DNA, chromosome: 5 includes the following:
- the tit1 gene encoding uncharacterized protein (IPP transferase), with amino-acid sequence MSSNAGPSTQRQVVAVIGTTGVGKSNLAVTLCKSLSSLEPARSGKVLSADSMQLYKGMDLITNKVTVEEQGGVEHWGLDVVQPGQEHSWEVGKWCSEADQELERMPESTLPVICGGTHYFIQHFLFPPDDLSLDRNREKGKENDSLAIRWTPPRAMPSVPEDMNPHLRRLLETFWLNDAVYPPVDGSAEDEECGPGSTRLTSRPVAGTDHELLSMWRLLEAVDPNDSVRWHWRDGRKVRRSIERWWERGGGEVDKSSEERAGRTARFRTLIFWVYEPLDSLRDRLDQRVDKMVKGGLLDEIAELREIARRVYGSEEATDLFEGIFQAIGYKEFAELPLPQESPFENPEFQRMLTLMKLSTHRYAKSQIRWITKQLLPAVHDARSRGGDVHVYVVPGGAAGEPLAVEVLAAFLQGNGNELPDAQKVGHPDAHTLLKILAQEPAGVADTAEYVASEIELTPSRQILNARRICDTCSTPGKPFSVRGDDWDDHLKSKIHRRTTKYGGLSREEFAQVQKAKGLARKAALEDERAAEKDKDKESMATASENT; translated from the exons ATGTCATCAAACGCAGGGCCGTCTACGCAGCGGCaagtcgtcgccgtcatcgGCACCACGGGCGTTGGTAAATCAAACCTGGCTGTGACACTTTGCAAAAgtctctcctctctcgAACCCGCACGCAGCGGTAAAGTGCTCTCAGCCGACTCGATGCAGCTCTACAAGGGGATGGACTTGATCACAAACAAGGTCACGGTGGAGGAACagggcggcgtcgagcactGGGGCCTGGATGTCGTCCAGCCCGGCCAAGAGCACAGCTGGGAGGTGGGCAAGTGGTGCAGCGAGGCGGATCAGGAG CTGGAGCGAATGCCTGAATCGACCCTCCCCGTCATCTGCGGAGGGACGCACTACTTTATCCAACATttcctcttccctcccGACGACCTGAGCTTGGACCGCAATCgcgagaagggcaaggagaacGACTCTCTCGCGATTCGTTGGACGCCACCGAGGGCCATGCCGTCAGTTCCAGAAGATATGAATCCGCACCTCCGCCGGCTTCTGGAGACATTCTGGCTCAACGACGCAGTCTATCCCCCAGTAGACGGGTCAGCtgaggatgaagagtgCGGCCCAGGCTCGACACGGCTCACTTCGCGTCCTGTCGCGGGTACCGATCACGAGCTGCTCAGCATGTGGCGGCTACTGGAAGCGGTAGACCCGAATGACTCTGTGCGTTGGCACTGGCGAGATGGGCGCAAGGTGCGGCGCAGCATCGagcggtggtgggagcGGGGCGGTGGTGAGGTGGACAAGTCCTCCGAAGAGAGGGCTGGGCGAACCGCGCGCTTCCGAACGCTCATCTTCTGGGTGTATGAGCCACTCGACAGCTTGCGCGATCGTCTCGACCAGCGAGTGGACAAGATGGTCAAA GGTGGGCTGCTGGACGagatcgccgagctgcgcgagatTGCGCGGCGTGTCTACGGGTCTGAGGAAGCGACCGACCTCTTCGAGGGTATTTTCCAGGCGATCG ggtATAAGGAGTTTGCCGAACTGCCGCTTCCCCAGGAAAGCCCATTTGAGAACCCCGAGTTCCAGCGCATGCTCACGTTGATGAAACTCAGCACGCACCGATACGCCAAGTCCCAGATCCGGTGGATCACGAAACAACTCCTCCCGGCGGTGCATGATGCCCGCTCgcgtggcggcgacgtgcACGTCTACGTCGTGCCCGGTGGTGCGGCGGGTGAACCGCtcgcggtggaggtgctgGCGGCCTTCCTGCAGGGGAATGGGAACGAGTTGCCAGACGCCCAGAAAGTCGGACATCCTGACGCCCACACACTGCTCAAAATCCTCGCGCAGGAACCCGCGGGTGTGGCCGACACGGCCGAGTATGTCGCCTCTGAGATTGAGCTGACGCCTAGCCGACAGATTCTGAATGCCCGCCGGATATGCGACACGTGCTCCACACCGGGCAAGCCGTTTTCCGTGCGCGGAGACGATTGGGACGACCATCTCAAATCCAAGATACATAGACG tacCACCAAGTACGGCGGGTTGAGTCGTGAAGAGTTTGCACAGGTGCAGAAGGCAAAGGGTCTCGCTCGGAAGGCGGCTCTGGAGGATGAGCGAGCAGCGGAGAAGGATAAGGATAAGGAGAGCATGGCAACGGCATCTGAGAACACGTAG